The proteins below come from a single Paraburkholderia flagellata genomic window:
- a CDS encoding ABC transporter permease: protein MSASFSFSVARWWSIVLKEFLQLKRDRITFAMIVGLPIIQLTLFGYAINTDPKHLPTAIVVGEDSVFARSFVAGMRNSAYFDVIETLPDEASARQALARGTIQFVLSIPVDFSRRLLRGERPSLLVEADASDPTAITTALAALPGLVAPVVAKDLTGPLAHLNGTPAAFDVQVHRLYNPEGITQYNVVPGLMGVILTMTMVMMTGLAITRERERGTMENLLATPVLPIEVMTGKIIPYVAIGLIQATIIVLAARYVFHVPFAGGLVTLYLSALLFIAANLTVGITLSSLAQNQLQAMQLTMFYFLPSLLLSGFMFPFGGMPRWAQWLGNLLPLTYFNRLVRGILLKGNGWTDLWPAVWPLAVFTVAVMAIAVRFYRRTLD from the coding sequence GTGAGCGCGTCGTTCTCGTTTTCCGTGGCGCGCTGGTGGAGCATCGTGCTCAAGGAGTTCTTGCAGCTCAAGCGCGACCGCATCACGTTCGCGATGATCGTTGGCCTGCCGATCATCCAGCTCACGCTGTTTGGCTACGCGATCAACACCGACCCCAAGCATCTGCCCACGGCCATTGTCGTGGGCGAGGACAGCGTGTTCGCACGCAGCTTCGTCGCGGGTATGCGAAATTCCGCCTATTTCGACGTAATCGAAACGCTGCCCGACGAAGCCTCGGCGCGCCAAGCGCTCGCGCGCGGCACGATTCAGTTCGTGCTTAGCATTCCTGTTGATTTCTCGCGACGCCTGCTACGCGGCGAAAGACCCTCGCTGCTCGTCGAAGCCGATGCGAGTGACCCCACCGCCATCACCACCGCGCTCGCCGCGCTGCCGGGGCTCGTCGCGCCCGTCGTCGCGAAGGACCTCACCGGCCCGCTCGCACACCTGAACGGCACGCCGGCCGCGTTCGACGTGCAGGTGCACCGGCTCTATAACCCCGAGGGCATTACGCAATACAACGTGGTACCGGGCCTCATGGGCGTGATCCTCACGATGACGATGGTGATGATGACGGGCCTTGCCATCACGCGCGAGCGCGAGCGCGGCACGATGGAGAATCTGCTCGCTACGCCCGTGCTGCCCATCGAGGTGATGACGGGCAAGATCATTCCGTACGTGGCGATTGGGCTGATCCAGGCGACCATCATCGTGCTCGCCGCGCGCTACGTGTTTCATGTGCCGTTCGCGGGCGGTCTCGTCACGCTCTATCTTTCAGCGCTGCTCTTCATCGCCGCGAATCTCACGGTGGGCATCACGCTCTCGTCGCTCGCGCAAAACCAGTTGCAGGCCATGCAGCTGACGATGTTCTATTTCCTGCCAAGCCTGCTGCTCTCCGGTTTCATGTTCCCGTTCGGCGGCATGCCGCGCTGGGCGCAGTGGCTCGGCAATCTGCTGCCGCTCACGTATTTCAACCGGCTCGTGCGCGGCATCCTGCTCAAGGGCAACGGCTGGACCGACTTGTGGCCTGCGGTCTGGCCGCTCGCCGTCTTCACAGTCGCGGTCATGGCGATCGCCGTACGCTTTTACCGGCGCACGCTCGATTAG
- a CDS encoding efflux transporter outer membrane subunit — protein sequence MTRDAAFALLFVLTLSGCTVGPDFHTPAAPDATGWTREPVPATTASATGPGGGAQTFATAEHAPNAWWTQFGSAPLNALVDQALRASPTLDSARAKLVQARENYNAQAGATNFPSVDLKLSGTRQKVDLAAFGITQVPNPPPFTLYNASVSVSYVFDVFGANRRALEAMLAQVDYQAYEMEAARLSVAGNVVAAAIRRASLQRQIDLTTELAQTQARQLAIMQARYVAGGVAEIDVRSQRTLLAQTRASLPPLETQRDAAEHQLATLLGVAPSQFAAPLDALSLDTLNLPDTVSLTVPSTLARERPDIRAVEALLHQASANVGVATANLFPQISLSAGIGSERTHIEDVVNGLNIWNVGLGLTQPLFHGGELRAKKRASEAAYEAAFADYRQTVLQALQQVADSLQALQNDAIELQARDDAAREAQANAAITQTRYSAGGVSEFSLIDAQRQALQTMLDRTRVHADRLTDTAALYQALGGATLPATEVPAAVNDTSAPAAPVR from the coding sequence ATGACGCGCGACGCCGCCTTTGCCCTCCTGTTTGTGCTCACGCTCTCGGGCTGCACCGTGGGCCCCGATTTCCACACGCCCGCCGCGCCCGATGCCACAGGATGGACGCGCGAGCCCGTGCCCGCGACGACCGCCAGTGCAACAGGCCCCGGCGGCGGGGCGCAGACCTTCGCCACAGCGGAACACGCGCCGAACGCGTGGTGGACACAATTCGGCAGTGCGCCGTTGAACGCACTCGTCGATCAGGCCTTGCGCGCGAGCCCTACGCTCGACTCGGCACGCGCCAAGCTCGTGCAAGCGCGCGAAAACTACAACGCGCAGGCGGGCGCGACGAACTTTCCGTCCGTCGATCTGAAACTGTCTGGCACGCGGCAGAAGGTCGATCTCGCTGCATTCGGCATTACGCAAGTGCCAAATCCGCCGCCATTTACGCTTTACAACGCTTCGGTCAGCGTCTCGTACGTATTCGACGTGTTCGGCGCCAACCGTCGCGCGCTTGAAGCCATGCTCGCCCAGGTCGATTATCAGGCATACGAAATGGAGGCTGCGCGACTTTCGGTGGCCGGCAACGTGGTCGCTGCCGCCATACGTCGCGCGTCGCTGCAACGCCAGATCGACCTCACGACGGAACTTGCGCAAACGCAGGCACGCCAGCTCGCGATCATGCAAGCGCGCTATGTTGCCGGCGGCGTAGCGGAAATCGACGTGCGAAGCCAGCGCACCCTGCTCGCCCAAACACGCGCCTCGCTGCCGCCGCTCGAAACGCAGCGCGATGCGGCGGAGCATCAGCTCGCAACGCTGCTGGGCGTAGCGCCTTCGCAATTCGCCGCGCCGCTCGACGCACTTTCTCTCGATACACTGAATCTGCCCGATACCGTCTCGCTCACTGTGCCTTCCACGCTGGCCCGCGAGCGTCCCGACATACGCGCCGTCGAGGCACTGCTGCACCAGGCCAGCGCGAACGTCGGCGTGGCAACCGCCAATCTCTTTCCACAGATCTCGCTCTCTGCGGGAATTGGATCGGAGCGCACGCACATCGAGGACGTCGTCAACGGACTCAATATCTGGAACGTGGGTCTCGGCCTCACACAACCGCTGTTCCATGGCGGCGAATTGCGCGCGAAGAAGCGTGCATCAGAAGCCGCCTATGAAGCCGCCTTCGCCGACTATCGTCAGACTGTCCTGCAAGCGTTGCAGCAGGTCGCCGACTCACTGCAGGCGCTCCAGAACGATGCGATCGAACTGCAAGCGCGCGACGACGCCGCCCGCGAGGCACAGGCCAACGCGGCGATCACACAAACACGCTACAGCGCAGGCGGCGTGAGCGAGTTTTCGCTGATCGATGCGCAACGCCAGGCACTCCAGACGATGCTCGACCGCACGCGCGTTCATGCGGATCGGCTAACTGACACCGCAGCGCTCTATCAAGCCTTGGGTGGCGCCACGCTCCCAGCCACAGAGGTCCCTGCGGCGGTCAACGATACATCGGCGCCCGCCGCGCCCGTTCGCTAA
- a CDS encoding amidase, whose translation MNQAQPSPAKLSPNDLVAADALQLSEWIRLRKVSCREVMTAFLDHIERVNTPANAIVSLRERATLLAEAGERDAQLARGEYLGWMHGMPQAPKDLTPTAGIPYTQGSPLFRNEVPATDSLMAARMRAQGAIFIGKTNTPEFGLGSNTYNTVFGTTLNAYDPTRSAGGSSGGTAVALALRMLPVADGSDMMGSLRNPAGWNNVFGFRPSQGRVPSVPAHDLFFHQLGYAGPMARNVPDLAMLLSTQAGYDARAPLSIAEDSAQFAGPLERDFGCARIGWLGDYEGYLPMEDGVLALCETALKDFESIGCKVEAARPDFAMERLWQTWITLRHFSCAGTLGALYRDPEKRALLKPEAQWEVEGGLRLSGQDVWNASVTRSQWYNALLALFDRYDYLVLPSAQLFPFDASEHWPKSIAGRAMDTYHRWMEVVIGGSLAGLPVISVPAGFNAQGLPMGLQVLGKPQADLSVLQLAHAYDRATQWIKRRVPALLQA comes from the coding sequence ATGAACCAGGCACAGCCGTCCCCCGCAAAACTGTCCCCCAACGATCTCGTCGCAGCCGACGCGCTCCAGCTTTCGGAATGGATACGCCTGCGCAAGGTGTCCTGCCGCGAAGTGATGACGGCGTTTCTCGACCATATCGAGCGTGTGAATACGCCGGCCAACGCCATCGTTTCACTGCGCGAGCGCGCCACGCTGCTCGCCGAGGCCGGCGAACGCGACGCCCAGCTCGCGCGAGGCGAGTACCTTGGCTGGATGCACGGTATGCCGCAAGCGCCGAAGGACCTCACGCCTACGGCCGGCATTCCGTACACGCAAGGCTCGCCGCTGTTCCGCAACGAAGTGCCCGCAACCGACTCCCTGATGGCCGCGCGTATGCGCGCACAGGGTGCGATTTTCATCGGCAAGACGAACACGCCGGAATTCGGCCTTGGCTCGAACACCTACAACACGGTCTTCGGCACCACGCTCAACGCTTACGACCCCACGCGCAGCGCGGGCGGCAGCAGCGGTGGCACGGCCGTGGCGCTCGCGCTGCGCATGCTGCCGGTAGCCGACGGCAGCGACATGATGGGCTCGCTGCGCAATCCTGCCGGCTGGAACAACGTGTTCGGGTTCCGTCCGTCGCAAGGGCGCGTGCCCTCCGTGCCTGCGCACGACCTGTTCTTCCACCAGCTCGGTTACGCGGGACCGATGGCCCGCAACGTGCCCGACCTCGCGATGCTGCTCTCCACCCAGGCGGGCTACGACGCGCGCGCACCGCTTTCCATCGCGGAAGATTCCGCACAGTTCGCGGGCCCGCTCGAACGTGATTTTGGTTGCGCGCGCATCGGTTGGCTGGGCGATTACGAGGGCTATCTGCCGATGGAAGACGGCGTGCTCGCACTGTGCGAAACGGCGCTCAAGGACTTCGAATCGATCGGCTGCAAGGTCGAGGCCGCGCGCCCCGACTTCGCCATGGAGCGCCTGTGGCAAACCTGGATCACGCTGCGCCACTTCTCGTGCGCGGGCACGCTGGGCGCGCTCTATCGCGACCCGGAAAAGCGCGCGCTGCTCAAGCCTGAAGCGCAATGGGAAGTGGAAGGCGGCTTGAGGCTCTCGGGCCAAGACGTGTGGAACGCCTCGGTCACGCGCAGCCAGTGGTACAACGCCCTGCTCGCCCTCTTCGATCGTTACGACTACCTCGTGCTGCCAAGCGCTCAACTCTTCCCGTTCGACGCGAGCGAGCATTGGCCGAAGTCGATCGCGGGCCGCGCGATGGACACCTATCACCGCTGGATGGAAGTGGTGATTGGCGGCAGTCTCGCCGGGCTGCCCGTAATCAGCGTACCTGCGGGCTTCAATGCGCAAGGCCTGCCGATGGGGTTGCAGGTGCTTGGCAAGCCGCAGGCGGATCTTTCGGTGCTGCAACTCGCTCACGCGTACGATCGAGCCACGCAGTGGATCAAGCGGCGCGTTCCAGCGCTGCTTCAGGCGTAA
- a CDS encoding ABC transporter permease, whose protein sequence is MKFAKPLFAPHMSAVERVWYFALRALVVLTLLYLILPVLAIVPLSFSSSTFLVYPIPGWSLRWYENLVMSDEWRMAAKNSFIVGPAATLVATVLGTLAAIGITKADFRGKSVLMAVLISPMIVPVVVVGVGMYLFFAPLGLANTYLGLILAHASLGVPFVVTTVAATLQGFNHNLVRASLSLGANPVTTFFRITLPVIAPGVISGALFAFATSFDEVVVTLFLAGADQTTLPRQMFTGIRENISPTIAALATILIVFSTCLLLALEWLRGRNAARAVKA, encoded by the coding sequence CATATGTCGGCTGTCGAACGCGTGTGGTACTTCGCGCTGCGCGCGCTCGTCGTGCTCACGCTGCTGTATCTGATCCTTCCCGTGCTCGCGATCGTGCCGCTGTCGTTTTCGTCGAGCACGTTCCTCGTTTATCCGATTCCGGGCTGGTCGCTGCGCTGGTATGAGAACCTCGTGATGTCGGACGAATGGCGTATGGCCGCGAAGAACAGCTTCATCGTGGGCCCGGCGGCAACGCTCGTGGCGACCGTGCTCGGCACGCTCGCGGCCATCGGTATCACCAAGGCCGATTTCCGCGGCAAGTCGGTGCTCATGGCCGTGCTGATCTCGCCGATGATCGTGCCGGTGGTCGTGGTGGGCGTAGGCATGTATCTGTTCTTCGCGCCGCTCGGTCTCGCCAATACGTATCTCGGGCTGATCCTCGCGCACGCGTCGCTCGGCGTGCCGTTCGTCGTGACGACAGTCGCGGCCACGCTGCAGGGCTTCAATCACAATCTCGTGCGTGCGAGCCTTTCGCTCGGGGCGAATCCGGTCACGACGTTCTTCCGCATCACACTGCCCGTTATCGCGCCGGGTGTCATTTCGGGCGCGCTCTTTGCGTTCGCGACTTCGTTCGATGAGGTGGTCGTGACGCTCTTCCTCGCGGGCGCCGACCAGACCACGTTGCCGCGCCAGATGTTCACGGGCATCCGCGAAAACATCAGCCCGACGATCGCTGCGCTCGCAACGATCCTGATCGTGTTTTCCACGTGTTTGCTGCTCGCGCTCGAATGGTTGCGCGGCAGGAATGCAGCGCGCGCGGTGAAGGCGTAA